The Sphingobium sp. JS3065 genomic sequence GTACACTTCCGGTGAGATAGACCGCAGGTCCGGCGGTCCGGCGCCACCGGCGACTGCGTCTGCACCGTGACAAACTGAGCAGTGAATGGCGTAATTAAGAGCGCCCGCCTTGATGTCCTTTCCGCCTCCGTTTGCGGGCAGCGCAACCAGTGGACGGTCGGGCAATACTTGTGGGGGGAGCGTTTCCTTGCCGCCAAGCTTGAACACAAGGATCCGCGCGCTTGAAAGGACGTCCACCTTGGGCGCCAAAGCCCCATTGAGCAGCGGAAAGATGCCACCCCAGCCTGCCGCCACAGCGATATATTGCTCACCTTTTATCCGGTAGGTGACCGGTGGCGCCATCACGCCTGTCTGCGCGGAGAACTGCCACAACAGCTTGCCATCGCTAGCGCGAAACGCGACTAGGCGACCGTCCGCAGTGCCTTGAAACACAAGGTCGCCACCCGTGGATAGAACCCCGCCATTCCAGATCGTATCATAGTCATGCGACCAGACTGCCCGTTGCCGGATCGGATCCCAGGCAATCAATCGTCCCTTCCAAGAACGGGCGATGGCCTCTCGGTCGCGCTCATTGCCCAGGCTGGGGAACTTGCCATCTTTCACCACATCACCCCTGCCGGGTGCCGGAATAGGGGCCGGGCCCGTGATGCCGCCGACGTTCATCGTTCCGAGGTGCTTTGACATCGGAGCCTGAGTGAGCTCCTGAAAGAAGCCCGCCGTAATCTGAGCTGGAATGTAGACCAGCCCAGTCTGAGCGCTGAACGACATTGGCTGCCAGTTATGCGCGCCGACGGAATCCGGTGAAACCACTTTGGCTTCGCCCGGACCATATCGAGCAATCGCTTCATTTACGATCGCGCGACCCGTTTTCTGATCGATCCCGCTAGCCCAGTTCACCGGCACGAAATTCTTCGCCGAGATAAACTGGCCGGTGACCCGGTCAAGGACATAGAAGAAGCCGTTTTTAGGCGCCTGCATGATGACCTTGCGCTTACGGTTTCCAATTTGAAGATCGGCCAGGATCATATTCTGTGTAGCGGTGTAGTCCCAGGAATCTCCGGGTGTAGTCTGGTAATGCCAGACATATTCGCCAGTCTTTGGACGCAAGGCTACGATCGACGAGACAAAGAGATTGTCGCCCTTCCCTTCGCTTCTCAGCGTGCGGTTAAAGAAGGAAGCGTTGCCCACTCCGATATAGAGAAGGTCGAGCTCCGGATCGTAAATCATCGAATCCCAGACGGTGCCGCCACCGCCCTGCTCGATATATCCCTTGCCGTACCAGGTGGGCTGGGCAATTTTCATTGCCCGAGTGTTGGAATCCGGAGCACCCGGTCCGCCCGGTACGGTAAAGAAGCGCCATGCCTGTTTGCCAGTATTTAGATCATAAGCCGTGATATAGCCTCTAACACCGAATTCCGCCCCTCCGTTGCCGATGACCACAACGTTTCCGGCGATGACTGGCGCACCCGTGATGGTATAGTTCCGAGCGCGATCTACGATCGTATCGGCGCTCCAAACCACTTTCCCGCTTTTGGCATCCAGCGACACCAGTCGTCCATCAAAAACACCAACATAGACTTTGCCGTTCGCCACAGCGACGCCACGATTGTTAGGGCCACAACAACCTCTACCCGTTATTCCACGATCGACTTCAGGGTCGTAGTGCCACAACTCTTGTCCCGTCGTTGCGTCAAGTGCATATACGATGCTGTACGGACCGGTGACATACATGACGCCGTCCACGACAATCGGGGTGGCCTGCATCCCCCGGTCCGGATCAATCTTGAAGGACCAGGCGAGCCCGAGTTCGCGGATGTTGCCCGAGTTGATGTTAGACATTGGGCTAAACCGCGCGCCATTCACAGATCGTCCGTGCAAGGCCCAACCCTGATCGGTCGCTCCGTCGTCAAAGGCATTGCTCTTGGTAGCAGAGCAGCCAGACAGGATTAGCCCCGCCGCGCTCGCCCAACCTACCAAAAAATGCCTGTTCACCCTGCTCTCCTATCTAACTATCCGGCAATGACGCTGTCACAGCACCATGTTCGCGAGCCCACTTGGCCGCGTTCGCGCGGCTCGACGCATATGACACTTGAATAGTGGTACAAGTTTTTTCGGCAATGTCCTGGATGGCCATTCTCAAGTCCGTTCTCGCCATTCTGAAATCGCTCGTCGATTGACGTCCTCAATCTGCGTGGCGGCACGAAAGGCACTCGGGCTGTGAACGCAGCTATGCGCGTACGAGGGAATGCAGTCAGGCACCATCGTGGCTAGATCCCAAAGCTCCGGCAAGGCCCGCATCGAGACGATGTCAATGTCGGTATAGCATAGAAAGCGCCCCTCCCAACGGGGGTAAGGCCTCGCGGAAATCTTTAATACTCATTCCCGTCTGGCGTTTAAACGCCCTAGAAAGTCCGGAGGCATCCGAAAACCTCAGCTTCATCGCAATGTCCGGTAGCGACGCGGAACGGCTCGCCAGCAGCTTCTTTGCCTTGCGAATTTTGGCGTCGTTGATCACTTCCGAGAGTGTCCGTCCTTCATCCTTTAATCGCCGGTGGAAGGTTCGTTCCGACATTGCAAAGCGGCGCGCCGCTTCGGAAAGGGACGGGAACCAGTCTTCATCGCTGTCCAGCAGCGCTTCCAGTCGCTGCACCAATGACACTGGCGGTTGGCAGGCTGTAATTTGCCGAACGCACTCTTGCGTGTAAGCATCGCAGAGGTTCCTGTCGGACATAATCGCCGGAACGCTGGTCGCACCGCGTCTGAACCGCCATTGTGTGATTTGGGCATTGAATTCGACCGGGCAAGGAAAAGAGGCCTGTAATTCATCCCAGTTCTCCGGCGGAGGGGCTGCCAACGAAATTCCTTCCACCACCTCGCCTGAGTTGCCTGTCAAATCTTGTATCAGCGTACGAATGAGACCTAAATCTCGATACAGAGAAAAATTG encodes the following:
- a CDS encoding PQQ-dependent dehydrogenase, methanol/ethanol family, giving the protein MNRHFLVGWASAAGLILSGCSATKSNAFDDGATDQGWALHGRSVNGARFSPMSNINSGNIRELGLAWSFKIDPDRGMQATPIVVDGVMYVTGPYSIVYALDATTGQELWHYDPEVDRGITGRGCCGPNNRGVAVANGKVYVGVFDGRLVSLDAKSGKVVWSADTIVDRARNYTITGAPVIAGNVVVIGNGGAEFGVRGYITAYDLNTGKQAWRFFTVPGGPGAPDSNTRAMKIAQPTWYGKGYIEQGGGGTVWDSMIYDPELDLLYIGVGNASFFNRTLRSEGKGDNLFVSSIVALRPKTGEYVWHYQTTPGDSWDYTATQNMILADLQIGNRKRKVIMQAPKNGFFYVLDRVTGQFISAKNFVPVNWASGIDQKTGRAIVNEAIARYGPGEAKVVSPDSVGAHNWQPMSFSAQTGLVYIPAQITAGFFQELTQAPMSKHLGTMNVGGITGPAPIPAPGRGDVVKDGKFPSLGNERDREAIARSWKGRLIAWDPIRQRAVWSHDYDTIWNGGVLSTGGDLVFQGTADGRLVAFRASDGKLLWQFSAQTGVMAPPVTYRIKGEQYIAVAAGWGGIFPLLNGALAPKVDVLSSARILVFKLGGKETLPPQVLPDRPLVALPANGGGKDIKAGALNYAIHCSVCHGADAVAGGAGPPDLRSISPEVYEAFPMLVKGALTSVGMPDFSEKLSDKEIVQIRQYIASRNADLRREKSK
- a CDS encoding AraC family transcriptional regulator; translation: MSRRMGINWQDFCRRSGVDPTVTDMQNAVTAGAELRLQQGFFAATTNTSNLWVELGLGYRAASYGSFGIAMMTAENLGEIFAGCSQYQALTYSLIKYNLIAAADGSSRLVGEDAGIPGAFRNFSLYRDLGLIRTLIQDLTGNSGEVVEGISLAAPPPENWDELQASFPCPVEFNAQITQWRFRRGATSVPAIMSDRNLCDAYTQECVRQITACQPPVSLVQRLEALLDSDEDWFPSLSEAARRFAMSERTFHRRLKDEGRTLSEVINDAKIRKAKKLLASRSASLPDIAMKLRFSDASGLSRAFKRQTGMSIKDFREALPPLGGALSMLYRH